From Rhodococcus antarcticus, the proteins below share one genomic window:
- a CDS encoding molecular chaperone TorD family protein: MTTTVDTTVVDSPARWELLRALGAVVLTPPPASTSLCEALELPVQTGVEHTDAFVLTAPPHAAIHLGPEGQLGGEGLDRVAGFWRALGLSAPTDADHLGTLLMLYAELGEAERGANQERTRTQVRTARAALFHEHVDSWAPGYLTAVAGLGIASVAEWAVLTAQVLAAERVELGPPALLPLALRVAPAGPRGADSFDETLDALVSPVRSGMILTHRDLLAGAARAGVGVRRGERRFALRAMLTQDADATLGWLAEHALTWAGRHRGERAPESTSASSWWSARAAQTAQTLAELRRDAAETR, translated from the coding sequence GTGACGACAACGGTCGACACCACCGTGGTGGACTCCCCGGCACGCTGGGAGCTGCTCCGGGCCCTGGGAGCCGTCGTCCTCACCCCGCCGCCGGCCAGCACCTCCTTGTGCGAGGCGCTGGAGCTGCCGGTGCAGACGGGGGTGGAGCACACCGACGCCTTCGTCCTCACCGCCCCGCCGCACGCAGCCATCCACCTCGGCCCCGAGGGTCAGCTCGGTGGGGAGGGTCTCGACCGGGTGGCCGGCTTCTGGCGGGCGCTGGGCCTGAGCGCGCCCACCGACGCCGACCACCTCGGCACGCTGCTGATGCTGTACGCCGAGCTCGGGGAGGCCGAGCGCGGCGCGAACCAGGAGCGCACCCGCACCCAGGTGCGCACCGCGCGCGCGGCCCTGTTCCACGAGCACGTCGACAGCTGGGCGCCGGGCTACCTCACCGCCGTGGCCGGTCTCGGGATCGCCTCCGTCGCCGAGTGGGCCGTGCTGACGGCACAGGTGCTGGCGGCCGAGCGCGTCGAGCTGGGGCCTCCCGCCCTGCTCCCGCTCGCCCTTCGGGTCGCCCCGGCGGGGCCCCGAGGCGCCGACTCCTTCGACGAGACCCTCGACGCCCTCGTCTCCCCCGTCCGCTCCGGGATGATCCTGACCCACCGCGACCTGCTCGCCGGCGCCGCCCGCGCCGGGGTCGGGGTGCGGCGCGGGGAACGACGGTTCGCGCTGCGCGCCATGCTCACCCAGGACGCGGACGCCACCCTCGGGTGGCTGGCCGAACACGCCCTGACGTGGGCGGGTCGGCACCGCGGCGAGCGTGCCCCGGAGTCCACCAGCGCCAGCTCGTGGTGGTCCGCACGCGCAGCCCAGACGGCGCAGACCCTGGCCGAGCTCCGGCGCGATGCGGCCGAGACGAGGTGA